Sequence from the Osmerus eperlanus chromosome 23, fOsmEpe2.1, whole genome shotgun sequence genome:
ACTTAGGGAAGTTGGACCAGGTCGCCCCCTGCTGTTCGTGCATGGTAAGGGACGTTAGATCTGGAATGGATCCGAGTCATGCAGTACTGTCTCTGATATGGTTATACAGTCAGCCCCTTGAAGATGTGCTGAAGGTGTTGTAGGAACAGCAGCATGAGGATGGGAGGTTAGGAAGAAACACCCATCCCTGCATACATTATTAAAAACTCTGAAACACATCTGTTTTTCACTGTTTTCCCAGTGGTGACTTATTGTTGAATGTTACCCCTTCCCTCGTTCCTGTCCCTCACTCactccactgctctctctctctctctctctctctctctctcatccccttgctttcacatctcctcctcactctctctctctctctctctctctctctctctctctctctctctctctctctctctctctctctctctctctctctctctctctctctctctctctctctctctctctctctctctctctctctctctctctctctcccctatcccccactcactctctctgccagTATAAAGACGTAAGGACATAAGGACAAAGACTTGGTCAAGGTTGTGAAATTTAAAAAATTATGATTTTCTTGTATTCCTAGGCTACTAGATTCAGGGTCAGAGTTCAACCGTTCGAATTCAGCATTGAACTTCACCAGTCTCGTTATCGTTTTTTTGGTAACATTTactgcaatgcattgtgggttgGAGACAAAAGTAGATTTAAATTTAGTTTTAAAACGCAGCCAAAAGCTATTTCTTGTGTGTATTCGTTTTTAAATGAATATTTGTCTGATGCCTTTCACGTGCGATGGTAAAACATTAAGTACGTAAATCTGAACACCGTCACTTTATAGGGTACGCATGGAAATGACTAGTCCCCAATGCCCGGGCGCAATtcatacttacctggcaggggagacaccaTGATCACTTAGGTGGTTCACCCAAGTCGAGGCTCAGCCATTGCACCTCGGCTGTCTGACGCTTGCGAATTTCCCAAATGTGGAaatctcgactgcataatttctggtagtTGGGGACTGCGTTCGCGCTCTCCCCTGGTGTGAGGTCGAATATAACGTTTTAATATAACTGTAATGTAGTCAACTTGGAACTTTGGTTTCTTATAGCTTAATTTAGAAGAGCACAATTTGTGTCGACGAAATATTATTGCACAGTTCGCAAATTGAACTGTTCAATGGGATGGTGTGACACCGGTAACATGAAAGAACGAGTttctggagagaaaaaaaacgaaaagtAACAGAAGAAAGGAAGGATGTTATATCATTAAACACAATAATATAATGCTCCTCATCTGGTGCGTCGGTGCTCCTACAAGTTAGACACATCCCACGATGGAGCCTGGCAGAGAGAAAACATCACACGTTTGATGAAGCAACGTCGACGGTCTTAGATCGTGCTCctctcttctcgctctctcactcgttCTACATTCAGTCACATCTGACGAGGCGGAGCTAATTGATTTCCATTCCGGTCCCGCTTCTCAACGCTCCACCTGTACAGATGTTTGAGAAACACTCCGAACGGGAACAGGGAATTATTCATCTGCGAAAGCGGAACAGAGGGAATCACTGCACAGTGGGTGTTCTTTAAGGATTCCGAATTAACCGGCGCGCCTCTCCTGAGATGATGAATCGGATGTCTTTGATGGTTGGATGCTTGCTCTTGTTTTTGAATAGAAAACTTATGTAGATTGTGTCAGGGCATTAAAggtctccccccacacacacaccaccaccaacacaTCAATTTCACATTTCCATGGTCGCTCAGTCGATCTTTCTGCCCCCCTTATTCAATAAACATTCAGTTAGACATGCTGACCCACTCATTTACAGCCATAACAGGCCCTAATGTTAACTCCTTTTTCGACATTATACCAGGGGAGAGCGCAAACGCAGTCTCCTACTACTAGAAATTAAGCAGTCGAGATTTCCACATTTGGGCAATGTACAAGGGTCAAACAGCCTGAGTGCAATTTCTGAGCCTCAATTTGGATGAATCACTTTTCTGATCATGGTGTCACACCTTTCAGGTATATTAAATTTGTTAATGGACAGTGGGGACTACTTATTTCCATGAGTACCTATAAAGTGACGGTGATAAAATTTACTTATTTATTGTTTTACCATCGCACGTGAAAAGCATCAGAAAACCATTAATTTAAAAACGAATACACACAAGAAATAGCGTTTGGCTGcgttttaaacctttaaatctACTTTTGTCTCcgacccacaatgcattgcagtAAATGTTACCCAAACAATACGATTACGAATATTTGTAATTACGATTACAAATATTATTGACTTATTCTAAATGTGTTATTTATAGTTAGGTGTCCGTTTCATTGTGACAGTTCAATCACTTCAATATTTTAAGTAAACTATATCATGGCAAAGTGCCCCTTTCGTCGCCGGCCAAACAGGCTCTGGCCTTACTCACTGCAGTTCCTCAAAGCCGACACTAGGATTAAGATGAAATGACATAACgttcacaaaacacacacacctaatgtATAACTAATAACCAGAACCCGAAAAATATTTTCCAATGGCTCTGCTACCAACCCACGAATATACCCTGGATTTACATGACATTGATTTGATTTAAACAGATTAAGAGTTTCCCAGACAGATTATGCTCCAAGCGTGTCAACCGGATGCCGGAAGTTACTTTAACTGTCTAGCCGAGCGCCCTGCCAAATCTCTTTTAAACTGTTTCAAAGTGTCAAGAGTGCTATCAATAGTTTCAGATAATTTGTTCAGAACATTCGTTGTTAAACTGAAATTATCCTGAAGGATTCATGATTACCATCATTTTTGAATCATGATATGTTCATCAATAATTAAAGATAGCAAAGATAAATAAACTTGGCGACATTAAAATATATCAATAGAGTTTGATACATTGGTAAAGTGGAGATAACCTTCAGAATGAACGTTTTCAGGGAGAAATTCTATCCTTGATCACGTGTAGTTTTCGACCTTTAAACTGATCTCAACCAAACTATACACTGTCGTCATACTGATCCCTAACTTTGATTGGACGCAGCAACTACGCGCTTTCTATTCGACTCGAGATTGGCCAGACATCTTATGCTCCTGCTAGTGTGTTACTCTGCCCCTTTAGCGTGTGTTAACGGTGTAAGTCAAGATGGCGAGCTGGTGTGTACGAGCTGTCAGACAAAGCTACTCAGTTGTAGCATCTCCATCACTAATAAGGTATGCTATTATATCTTTGGAACTTGACACGTTAGTATCTATACTGTCCTTCATGTCATCACTTAGTTTTTCAAAGCTGGTGAGCGATCTGACTATCTAGTTGCATAAGGCTTGGCTTTCAAGCtaggcttgctagctagctgataTAAGTCATTGAGACCGTGTTGCCGATGCTTGTTTCGTAATGCCTGCTTTGACAGTGGCATCGAGTGTTGGCATGTAGGTGGATTAATCTCAACCATAGTCTATATAATCCACTTGTTAAGCAAATAAATAATTTGATTACTCTGACAACCATGCACCTCTGATTCATGTACTACTACTAGCCTAAGAAGCTCACCTTTCTGGTTCAAATCACCCTTGGTTCTGAGGTCTGAATAAGTTGACGTTACATAAATAAAGTGTTGCCTTTAGGATAAATTACTACAGTTTGCTGGGTATTAAGACACATTTTAAAGCCGTTGGTAGCTGAATTAGTTTACTAACGATAGCTAGAGTTAATAGCCTATCCTAATATTCTACTTTGCCATACACATATCGAAGTTATCCAATAGATCTGCATCTCATTAAGGACCATCTAATGTGAATTGACCTCGCTTTCAGAGCGTCTTCGGCGCGACTGCTATGCACGGCGGCCCGACAGAAGAACAACAACGGgtcagaggaggatgggagccAAAAGCCGGAGCAGAGCGCGTCAGAGAAGGCCTTGGCTGAGGAGAAGAGCCAGCTGGAGGAACAGCTAAAAGAGGTCATGGTGAGGAGGATACAATGGTGTGATCTTTCTTTCTGGCAAGGTTTTTCCGAAGATTTCAGACTGTTAAGATAGACTAGTGCATTAAGGTTGGCACAGTCATCCAATGAGAAATACTACTGCATTGAGGTTGGCACTGTCATCCAATGAGAAAGACTAGTGCATTGAGGTTGGCACAGTCATCCAATGAGAAAGACTAGTGCATTGAGGTTGGCACAGTCATCCAATGAGAAAAACTAGTGCATTTAGGTTGGCACAGTCATCCAATGAGAAAGGCTTTCTTTTCAGCTGTGTCCTTATGTTTCTACATATGTTCTCCTTAACTAACAGTGGTATCTCTGTCTCCAGGATAAGTACAAGCGAGCGCTAGCAGATACAGAGAACCTCAGGACGAGGAGTCAGAAGATGGTGGAGGATGCAAAGTTATATGGTGAGCTCAGAGTTTCTTGTAGAGGAGTACAAAGAAACAGGGATTAAAATCACGCTCTGAAACGAAATGCTTCTGCCCTCTAACCAGGAATCCAAGGGTTTTGTAAAGACCTGTTGGAGGTGGCAGACATCTTGGAGAAGGCTACGGAGAGTGTACCCAAGGAGGAGGTGAACTCTCAGAACCCCCACCTGAAGAATCTGTACGATGGGCTGGTGATGACAGAGGGCCAGATGCAGAAGGTCTTCACCAAGCACGGCCTGGTCAAGATCAACCCCGACGGGAAGAAGTTTGATCCCTATGAGCACGAAGCACTCTTCCACGCTCCCGTCAAAGGCAAGGAGCCTGGCACTGTTGCCGTGGTTACCAAGGTGGGCTACAAGATCCATGGACGCACCCTGCGGCCAGCGTTGGTGGGCGTGGCCAAAGGACCTTAAGGGAAGTTGATTCAGGGTTTTGAAGAACACAAAATTGTTGTTG
This genomic interval carries:
- the grpel1 gene encoding grpE protein homolog 1, mitochondrial — protein: MASWCVRAVRQSYSVVASPSLIRASSARLLCTAARQKNNNGSEEDGSQKPEQSASEKALAEEKSQLEEQLKEVMDKYKRALADTENLRTRSQKMVEDAKLYGIQGFCKDLLEVADILEKATESVPKEEVNSQNPHLKNLYDGLVMTEGQMQKVFTKHGLVKINPDGKKFDPYEHEALFHAPVKGKEPGTVAVVTKVGYKIHGRTLRPALVGVAKGP